One genomic region from Gossypium hirsutum isolate 1008001.06 chromosome D13, Gossypium_hirsutum_v2.1, whole genome shotgun sequence encodes:
- the LOC121224957 gene encoding benzyl alcohol O-benzoyltransferase-like, translating to MVCQRMLEEQNTLDVTRLKCGGFIFAHRFNHTMGDGTGLSQFMTAVGEIARGALAPSTPPVWERHLLSARDAPLITYQHEEYSHNTSSPENGTIILADNLVCRSFLFRQSHISSLRRFVPHNLRCSTFDILSACLWRCRTKALELDPNEDVRLICIVNARFKSNPPLPLGYYGNALGFPAASSNIGNLTQNPLEYALKLVKQAKKKVTEEYMKSTMDLLVTRGRPNIKLARSYIVSDLTRAKFKDIDFGWGEAVLIGPETCWELISFYIPSKNKKGDDEIIVPVCLPASAMKNFVKELEDMLKDEPTVHADI from the exons ATGGTATGCCAGAGGATGTTAGAGGAGCAGAACACACTGGAT GTAACACGGTTGAAATGTGGTGGCTTCATCTTTGCACATCGGTTTAACCACACAATGGGTGATGGAACTGGCCTCTCCCAATTCATGACTGCCGTAGGAGAGATAGCACGTGGTGCACTTGCTCCCTCAACGCCACCAGTTTGGGAAAGGCATCTCTTGAGTGCTCGAGATGCACCACTCATAACATATCAGCATGAGGAGTACTCTCACAATACTTCAAGTCCAGAAAACGGAACAATTATTCTGGCAGACAACTTGGTTTGTCGTTCATTTTTATTTAGACAATCCCATATTTCATCACTCCGTAGATTTGTCCCCCATAACCTCCGTTGTTCAACATTTGACATCTTATCTGCATGCTTATGGCGCTGTCGTACGAAAGCTTTGGAACTTGATCCAAATGAAGATGTTCGCCTTATTTGCATCGTTAATGCTCGTTTCAAGTCCAATCCCCCTTTGCCATTGGGATATTATGGGAATGCACTTGGCTTCCCTGCGGCTTCATCAAACATTGGAAACCTAACCCAAAACCCACTAGAATATGCATTAAAGCTAGTGAAACAAGCCAAGAAAAAGGTAACGGAGGAGTACATGAAATCAACAATGGATTTATTAGTCACTAGAGGTCGACCAAATATTAAATTGGCGAGATCCTACATCGTGTCGGATTTAACAAGAGCAAAGTTCAAAGATATTGATTTTGGATGGGGTGAAGCGGTCCTTATAGGACCAGAAACTTGTTGGGAGCTAATAAGCTTTTATATACCATCCAAGAATAAGAAAGGAGATGATGAAATCATAGTTCCAGTTTGTTTGCCAGCCTCCGCTatgaaaaattttgttaaggaGTTAGAAGACATGTTGAAGGATGAACCAACGGTTCATGCTGATATATAA